From Pseudoalteromonas sp. Scap06:
GTATTTAAATTTAGCATTCGCTAGTTCTTGATCCGTTACTTGCTCATTCACATACTCTTTTAAAGTATCAATCCAGCTGTAGCCAACACCATCAGAGAATTGTTCTTTTTGACGCCATAACACTTCGTCTGGAAGGTAGCCGTCGAAGCCAGCACGTAAAATATGCTTTTCAATTTTTTCGTCTTTACACATTTTAGCTTCTGGGTTGATGCGCATTGCAACATCAACAAATTCTTTATCTAAAAATGGCACGCGTGCTTCAACACCCCAAGCAGCCATTGATTTATTAGCACGTAAACAATCAAACATATGCAGTTTTGATACTTTACGGTTTAGCTCTTCATGAAACTCTTGTGCATTGGGTGCTTTATGAAAATATAAATAACCACCAAATAATTCATCGGCACCTTCACCTGAAAGTACCATTTTAATGCCCATAGCTTTAATTTGGCGTGCCATTAAGTACATAGGGGTTGATGCACGAATAGTGGTTACATCGTAGGTTTCAATGTGATAAATCACTTCTTTAAGAGCATCAATACCTTGTTGAATAGTAAAAATAATAGGGTGGTGAATAGTACCTATCATATCAGCCACTTTTTGCGCTGCTGCTAAATCGGGAGAGCCCTCTAAACCCACTGAAAACGAGTGCAGTTTAGGCCACCAAGCGTCACTTTCGTCGTTGTCTTCAATACGTTTTGCAGCAAAATGTTGAGTAATAGCTGAAATAACCGACGAATCTAACCCACCTGATAGTAATACACCGTAAGGTACGTCACACATAAGCTGGCGTTTTACCGCGGCTTCTAGAGCATCTTTTACATCTTCTGCCTTGGCATCGTTGTTTTTAACTGCGTCGTAGCTTTGCCAATCACGTTGGTAGTACGGTGTTAATTTACCGTCTTTGCTGTAAAGGAAATGCCCCGGTGGGAACTCCTCAATATGTTTACAAATAGGTGAAAGCGCTTTTAGCTCTGATGCTACATAAAAGTTGCCATGCTCGTCGTGGCCTGTATACAGCGGAATAATACCAATGTGGTCGCGACCAATTAGATAAGCATCTTGCTCTTCATCATATAAACAAAAGGCAAAAATACCATTTAAGTCATCTAAAAATGCAGGCCCTTTTTGTTTATACAGGGCTAAAATAATTTCACAATCTGACTGGGTTTGAAAATCAAACTCGACTTCTAAATTAGCGGCAAGCTCTTTGTGGTTATAAATTTCGCCATTTACCGCTAAAATATGCGTTTTTTCTGGGTTGTATAATGGTTGCGCACCGCTTGATACGCCTACTATTGCTAAGCGTTCGTGTACTAAAATTGCTTTGTCTGATGAATACACCCCTGACCAATCAGGCCCGCGGTGGCGAAGCAGTTTGGACATTTCGATTGCCTGAGCGCGTAACTGGCTGGGATCCGATTTAATATCAAGTACGCCGAATATTGAACACATAATTTTTCCTCATTCCTATTAAGTGCCTACGATAGCGAGTTTGCTAAAGACTAACCTTGTTTTATCAGAAATAAATACCTAAGTCACATGGCTTTTTTAAAATAATAAGAATAATTTATGCACCAAATAGATTGGCGTTGCACCAATGTGGTGATATTGGCAAGGAGATTAAAATGCAATGTGCAATTTTTAATTTAAAATTACGTTAAAGTTAAATTAAATTGCAACAATTAGTTTGCCTTGCACCAAGAAAGTGCAAAGCGAAAAATAAATAAATAGCGGTTGAGTTACTCAGTGAGTGAGCGTGAGTGCACTATTAATTAATCCCAGTAGCGGCTTAAACTCAGCTTAAGTTGTGCTAGGTGAGCATCGAGCTTATTTTTTGCAGCATTTGCTTGCTCAAGTGATACAAATTCAAAGGTGATTGGATCAGCAGTTCTAAATTGTGCAAACTGATGTAAGTCGGCTTCTATCACATGCGCTATTAAAGGATAACCCCCCGTTGTTTGCCCGTCATTTAATAACACTATAGGATTGCCATCAGGTGGAAGCTGTATGCTCCCAGGTGCTACGGCTACAGAGGGCAATGAAAGTGTATGTTGCATAATATCAGCATTTTTATGGTCCAGGCGTACGCCCATACGATTACTATTTGGATTAATAGTAAATGCGGTATCACAAAAAGCATTAATGCACTCGGGTGTTAGTAGCTCATAATGAGGACCAACATGTAAACGGATAATATTACGTTTAGGTGGGGTAAGAGCGCCCTTATTACATAACCATGGTTTAGTATAAGGACTTATGGCTAGCACGTCGCCGCTTTGCAGTGCACGGCCATTAAAGCCTCCAATGGCTGCCCCTAAATCGGTAGATTTAGAACCCATAACCTCTGGGCATTCAATACCGCCTTTTACTGCAATATAAGCACGGGAGCCACCACGGCCAGTTGCAAATTTAAGTGTTTGCATTGCTTTTATTGGGTAACTCCAGCCTGGATAAAGTGGGTGTCCATCAAGGGTTGCTTTGAGGTCGGCTCCATGAAGGGCAATAACGGTATCACACTGAAATTGCAGTTCGCATAAACCCACGGTTAATTCCAGCACGGCAGCGTTGTCGGTGTTATTTAATAAACGGTTCGCAATAATGTGAGCATAGGTATCAAGGCTGCCTGAGCGGCTTACCCCTAAATGTCGAAAACCCACACGGCCTAAATCTTGGATTGTTAGTTGAATACCGCTCTTGATTACTTTAATCATTGCTTACTCCTTTTACAGGCACAAACTCTATGGTATCGCCAGGTTTAAATAAGCAAGGATTAGCCGCTTTAGAATCAAATAAGCAGGCATCAGTGTGAGCTATAATATGCCAACCACCTGGCGAATCTTCAGGGTAAATACCAGTTTGGTCTGCTCCAATAGCAATTGCGCCTTTAGGTACACTCACTC
This genomic window contains:
- the asnB gene encoding asparagine synthase B, whose translation is MCSIFGVLDIKSDPSQLRAQAIEMSKLLRHRGPDWSGVYSSDKAILVHERLAIVGVSSGAQPLYNPEKTHILAVNGEIYNHKELAANLEVEFDFQTQSDCEIILALYKQKGPAFLDDLNGIFAFCLYDEEQDAYLIGRDHIGIIPLYTGHDEHGNFYVASELKALSPICKHIEEFPPGHFLYSKDGKLTPYYQRDWQSYDAVKNNDAKAEDVKDALEAAVKRQLMCDVPYGVLLSGGLDSSVISAITQHFAAKRIEDNDESDAWWPKLHSFSVGLEGSPDLAAAQKVADMIGTIHHPIIFTIQQGIDALKEVIYHIETYDVTTIRASTPMYLMARQIKAMGIKMVLSGEGADELFGGYLYFHKAPNAQEFHEELNRKVSKLHMFDCLRANKSMAAWGVEARVPFLDKEFVDVAMRINPEAKMCKDEKIEKHILRAGFDGYLPDEVLWRQKEQFSDGVGYSWIDTLKEYVNEQVTDQELANAKFKYPINTPDSKEAYFYRRIFESHFPGDASANCVPHGKSVACSTPEALAWDASFQNNADPSGRAAGVHNEAYKK
- a CDS encoding biotin-dependent carboxyltransferase family protein gives rise to the protein MIKVIKSGIQLTIQDLGRVGFRHLGVSRSGSLDTYAHIIANRLLNNTDNAAVLELTVGLCELQFQCDTVIALHGADLKATLDGHPLYPGWSYPIKAMQTLKFATGRGGSRAYIAVKGGIECPEVMGSKSTDLGAAIGGFNGRALQSGDVLAISPYTKPWLCNKGALTPPKRNIIRLHVGPHYELLTPECINAFCDTAFTINPNSNRMGVRLDHKNADIMQHTLSLPSVAVAPGSIQLPPDGNPIVLLNDGQTTGGYPLIAHVIEADLHQFAQFRTADPITFEFVSLEQANAAKNKLDAHLAQLKLSLSRYWD